A window of Vigna unguiculata cultivar IT97K-499-35 chromosome 4, ASM411807v1, whole genome shotgun sequence contains these coding sequences:
- the LOC114182442 gene encoding allene oxide cyclase, chloroplastic-like, which yields MASSTLSLSTISRFSLKSSRSSSLLTTSSTSTLLPFTSSHSSLSKSLKFNTSSRHSHLSLPRKSFTCRSQAQQTSDSDKVQELRVYEINERDRGSPAYLRLSQKTTNSLGDLVPFSNKLYSGCLQKRVGLTAGICVLIQNKAEKKGDMYEAIYSFYFGDYGHISVQGSYLTYQDSFLAITGGTGIFEGVRGQVKCQQLVFPFKLFYTFYLKGIKDLPQELLSDYVEPSPVVEPSDAAKACEPHAVISGFQD from the exons ATGGCATCTTCAACTTTGTCTTTGAGCACCATCTCCCGTTTCTCTTTGAAATCTTCAAGATCATCATCATTACTCACCACTTCATCCACCAGCACCCTCTTACCCTTTACTTCCTCACACTCATCTCTCTCAAAATCTCTAAAATTCAACACCTCTTCTCGCCACTCTCATCTCTCACTCCCTCGCAAGAGTTTCACTTGTAGAAGCCAGGCTCAACAAACATCTGACTCAG ACAAAGTCCAAGAACTAAGAGTGTATGAGATCAACGAGAGAGATCGCGGAAGCCCTGCTTACCTCAGACTGAGCCAGAAAACTACCAATTCTCTTGGTGATCTAGTCCCCTTCAGCAACAAG TTGTACTCCGGATGCTTACAAAAGAGGGTAGGGTTAACAGCTGGAATCTGTGTTTTGATCCAAAACAAAGCAGAGAAGAAAGGAGACATGTATGAAGCAATTTACAGCTTCTACTTTGGGGACTATGGTCACATTTCAGTGCAGGGTTCTTATTTGACCTATCAGGACTCATTTCTTGCTATCACTGGTGGAACTGGCATCTTTGAAGGGGTGCGGGGTCAAGTGAAGTGTCAACAACTTGTGTTCCCCTTCAAACTATTTTACACCTTCTACCTTAAGGGCATCAAAGACTTGCCTCAGGAGCTTCTTTCCGACTATGTTGAGCCCAGCCCTGTTGTTGAACCGAGCGACGCTGCCAAGGCCTGTGAACCACATGCTGTTATTTCTGGTTTCCAGGACTGA